The DNA segment GTTGTGGATTTTTCCAGCCTTCTATAGATCTGGCCAATGCTTTTAAAGTGGATGCCGCAGGATTGCCTTACCTGGTAGCGCAGGATTACAGAACTAACCCTTATAAGTCTGATTTTGGCCTTAGCGATGCAGAGAAGAAGGCATATGAGTTGGACAAAAGTCTCAGGGTAGATCCCCGCATGGACTATACCATGGGGAGAAGAGGTGTCCCTTTTCATGATTGGGGAGTGATGCAGGGCGATTCCTGGATCCGTGAACCTTCTAATGGAGGGCCTTTTGTAGCCTATAAAAATGTAATAGACGCTTCACAGGTTTCCAGTGGGACAGGTCCTGGAAATACCAATGTGACGGGTCTGAATGTAAATATCATCCGTTTGGCGGATGTGTACCTGATGGCTGCAGAATGTGAAGTGGAAGCTGGGAGTGTACCAAAGGCCTTAATGCTGGTCAACCAGGTACGTGCCAGGGCTGCAAAGTTACCGGCAAAGCAAGTAGGAGGGGTAAATGTCGCTGTCTATCAGGTAAATCCTTACCTTTCGTTCCCAAATCAGGACTATGCGAGAAATGCAGTACGCATGGAGCGCAGACTGGAACTTGCTTTGGAAGGACATCGATTTTATGACCTGGTGCGCTGGGGGATTGCAAAGCGAACGCTGGATAGTTATTTCCAGTTTGAAGGAGATTATTTTCCTTACCTGAAGCCAGTGGTTATGGAAGACCGGGACGAGTATTTCCCGATTCCGCAAAATCAGATTGATCGTAGCCAGGGAATACTAAAACAAAACTCCGGATACAATTAAACAGGAAATATGATATGGAAAAAGGGTCTTTATGACCCTTTTTTTGTTACAGTGAATTCTCCGAAAGGGAATCAAATAATGCTAACTTTGGTTTCTTAGCAACCATAATAATCTATAATTACGACCGCAATTACATGAAGAAAATTATTTTATTGTTTTTTGCCCTGTTTCTTAGCATAACAGGGTTTTCACAAGGCGTATTGTCCTTGTTTAATCGCTCAGACGACTTCTTTAAGCTGATGGAACAGGAGAAATTTACGGAAGCATATGCTTTTTTTGATGAAAGCGCCCAGTCTAAAATTACCACGGAGAATCTGGAAGCGATCTGGAAAAACCTGCACACAAATTATGGAAAGGTATTGAGTACTGATGTCATTCAAAGTAAAGCGGAAGGTGAGTTTTTTGCCGTTTCTGTAGATGTTAAATTCGAAAAGGAAACCCAGGGCTTTTTATTGGTCTTTAATAAGAGCGAGAAAATGGTGGGGCTTTTTCCAAGACAGAAATCTAACCAGCAATCGTATTTGAGACCTGCTTACGCAGATACAAATGCCTATAAAGAAAAAGAGATTTATATTAAGACCGCCGGGCATAGCCTGGTAGGTGTATTAACCACTCCGGCAAAAGGGACCAACTTCCCGATTGTTGTTTTGCTGCATGGTTCCGGTCCAAGTGATATGGATGAGACTGTAGGGCCAAATAAGCCCTTTAAAGATCTTGCTGCGGGTTTAGCAACCAAAGGTATAGCCAGTATCCGTTATGTGAAAAGGACGCTTGCCTATGCAGGTGAGTTTACTAAAATATTTACGGTTAAGGAAGAAGTAACAGATGATGCCCTGGCGGCAATTGCATTGGCGAGGACAATTCCCGGAGCAGATAAAAAGAAAATTTACCTGTTTGGACATAGCATGGGAGGTATGCTGGCACCAAAGCTGGCTACATTGGCTCCGGATCTTAATGGCCTGATCATGGCAGCAGCTCCGGCAAGAAAATTAACGGATATTATTGACGACCAAAACAGGTATTCGGCCTCACAGGTGAAAGATACTACAGGCGCAGTAAAGAAACAGCTGGAAGAAGCTTTAAAGGAAACTGCAAAAACCAGAATCACCAAACTTGGCCTGGTTAAACCCGATTCTTTACTGTTGGGCTTACCGGCAGCTTACTGGGTTGATTTAAATCTTTATGATCAGGTTGGAACAGCGAAAAAGTTGGTCAAACAGAAGATGATGATTGTACAGGGAGGCTTCGATTTTCAGGTATCTACACAGGATTATCAAATCTGGAATGCAGCTTTAGGTAAGAAAAAGAACGTGACACTGAAATTATACCCTGATCTGAACCATTTGTTGAGTCCCCAAAAAGAAAAGGGAAATATGGTGCAATATGGAATACCGGTCAGTGTTTCAGAAGTATTGGTGAATGATATTGCCACCTGGATCAAGGCGAAATAACTCAAATGCCTTGGTGACCCCATCAGGTCATCAAGGCATATTTTTTTGTAAGCAGGTTAGTCGGATACTTTGTCCAGACTTAAAAGAATGCTTTGCTTTAAGTCCTCATTCTTAAGCTGAGGAAGGAGGCTTAACTCATCAAAATTGATGACCTGGGCTTGAATAACTTTGTCGAGTAAGATGCTTTGCTGCTGATAAATGGTACAGCCATCACAGATATTGGTATGAAGGCGTAATTGCAGCCTTTCTATCCATGATAAGCCAAACAGGGATTTCTTCTCTATTAATTCTGTCGCCCTTGTGCAGGAAAGTAAGATCAGGTGTATGATTTTTTTCTTCATTTTCGCTATCCGTTAAACCAGTTGATCTGTAAACACTTTCTGAGTTGCAACTTTGCCCTATGGATGATTTGCCAGTAATTAGTCGGCGTAACTCCCAATTCCTGACACACTTGTTCTGGTTTTTTTTCTTCCAGAAATTTTAACTGAACTGCCGAAAACCACTTTAAGGGTAATTTCTTCATGCAGTCCTGAAGCGTTGTATTAAAATCAGGATCGTCTAAAAGATGCACAGTTTCTTCCTGCCATGGTTGGGGGCTTTCTCCTGGATTCCATTCTCCATGGACATTGAATAATTTGTCGAAAAGTGCATCGGATCCATTTTCAATTGTTGTAAGTATTGCGATGCTGGGATCCTTATATTTTTGGCGGTGATAATCTGTGATTTTATGCCTTAAAATTCCAAATAGCCATGATTTTGGAGTTGATTTTCCTTCAAACTGATCAAATGATTTCAGGGCCACCAGGAAAGTTTCCTGAACGAGGTCTTCTGCGGATTCTTTATTTGAGGTTTTATAAAAAGCCCAGGAATATAAGCTGTCAAAGTATAAGAGGACCCAGGACCTGATTGTTTTTGCCCTTCCTGAAGTATGAATTGAAGGCTCCATTGTACAAATCTAGTATAATTATGAATGTCGGAAGCAACAATTGTTTCCCGTCATCCCGAAATCAATGCAGGACGACGGGTGGTGTTATTTCTTTCTTGCAGCCAGGATCTGTCTATGCCATTTCTTCATGACTTTCCTCCCTGCAATCTCTACTTTTTCTGCGTTTTTGTTTCCGTCGTCCAGGTGTTTAAAGACCACTTCTGCAAGTGCATCCATAAAAGGCTCATGAAAAGGAAGCTCTGCCTGAATCTGGGGACTGCCTTCCATGATCTCATTCAGAAAGAATAGCGTGGCCCAGCGTTCATTGCCATCTGGCCTGCTATAGTAAAAGGGAAAGGAGACCCTGTTGATGAATTTTTGAATAATCATTTCAGGGTCAACCTGAAACAAGTCGCACAGCATACTGAAGTCTTCCGGAAGACTGACTTTTAAATTAAGGTCCATAATTTCTGATTTATTTTAAACGGAGTGAATGAGCTTGTGGTAATAATTGTCGTATAATTTGTAGTATTTTTCGCGTCGTTTCTCCACACTGCGAACAATAAATAAGTGAAGGTGCAGTTCCTGGATATGGTCGATAAATTCGACCTGCAGGGCTTTATGGGAAGGGCTGCTGTGGAGGGCATTACATTTGGTAATGGCCTGGTAGAAAAAGGCCATGGCATGGTTTTCTAATAGATGATGTAAGCCAATTCGGGCATGTGTTTCCGGAAGGGAGATCTGATCCATAAAATGTTGAAGGTATACTTCCGGCCTGCAATTGTGGGTTTCACACATGATGGAAAAGTCGATCCCCAGCTGAAGGGTATTTACTTCGTCAAGCTCCAGGGTTCGTGACGTGGTGACTTTAGGCTCCATGAGGTTGAAAATCTTTTTTACAATGGGGATGCACATCTTTCTTCTTTTATTTTCTGGGGTTCTCGGCCTTACGCTCATTTGAACAATCTCCCTGACGTATTTTATGATAGCATTCCTATTGGTTTCAAAAGCGGGGCTGACCCCCTCAATGGGTGGATGAGGGTGACTTAACAAAGTATTTGTGGCAAAGCGGTAACCATCATTTGATTTATGACTTAGGGAATCGTAGAAGGAAATGTGATCTATGAACAGCTGCAATACTTCTGGTACGGCTAAATGATAAGTGGCACAGGCAATTTTAAATTCCAGAGGAATGGTCAATCCGGGGTTGTCTTTTTTCATGAATGATGTGTTATGGTTATTCAAATACTTTCTCATACCTGCAGCCATATTCGTTTGATCTGATTCTTTTGAGTTTTGGGAAATCGTTTTTCTTGGTGAGCTCTGACAATGCGGTCTGTATATACCGGGGTTCGATACTTTCATTGCCTATGGCACTGCGGCAACGCTGATAAATGACCAAAGGAGTTTGGGGGCTGAAAAACAACCGGCCTTCAAAAAGAACATTTAAAATGGCCTTTACTTCTGCAGCATTTTCCTTTTCTGCAGTCTGATATCTGATGTAGGCAGGGTTCTCTTCCAGGAGCTGGAAAACCAGCGCCTCAGACTTGTCCTCTTCTATACGAAACATCTTATGTTCAATCCTGGGGCCTTCGATATGCTTTGTCAGGAGATAATTCTTTGTGTAATTCTGGTGTTCAAATCCGGGAGTCATGGCCCTTAAAGAAATTTCCTCCATCGCAGATCTGAAACAATGTATATCTTCAAAAGAGAAGCCTATACTTTTTAGCTCTTCCTTTTGTTTGATGAAATCTATGTGATAGCCCATTAAAAAGGACGCCTCCGCTGTGGAGTAGCCCTTGGCGATTCTTTTAATCATAAAGCTATATAGCATGGCCAGATGCAAAGCCGACATGCGCGCAGTAAAAGTTAGCGTGACCGGTTTTTTGTTTTCTTCTTTCATATTTGAGGGTTAAGAAATGAGATTTGTATAGATTATCTATACAAACGTATGGATAATAGATCAATTTAACCAATTATAGTATAGATTATCTTAGTCATTTATATATTTATCTGTATTAATGTTTAAAAAATCTATACATTTTATGACTAAACTGGGAGATTATTTAGCACCGCGTTCTGTAAATAAGGCGGAGATCGCAAGAAAGACGGGGTTGACGCGGGCAAGAATGAATGAGTTGACACTAACGGAAACCTCCAAGCTCAGAGCAGAAGAGCTTTATTTGATTGCGTTGGCAATTAATGTAAAACCCGCAGAGATGCTGGAAGAAATGTATCATGGCCTGACATTGATAGAAGGGAGTTAAACGGAATTCAACATGCGGAAAAAATCAGCCTTTATTACGATCATCTATATTGCCCTGGGAGCGGTCTGGTTAAATCTGGGCAGTCATTGGATAGAAAGACTGGATGAGCGTACTCCAGGAGAGGACATGAGCTTTCTGTATGATTATAAGAACATCATTTTTCTAATCGTTTCTGGTCTGATTCTGTTTCTGTTGATCGAAATGCACCGTAGAAGTCTTTCCAGTGTAGAGAAAAGTTATAAGCAACTTTTTGAAGGCTCCATTGCGGCCATTTACGTACTAGACCGAAGCAGTTACCGGCTGATGGAGGTGAACGAAGT comes from the Pedobacter sp. FW305-3-2-15-E-R2A2 genome and includes:
- a CDS encoding DUF3887 domain-containing protein; translation: MKKIILLFFALFLSITGFSQGVLSLFNRSDDFFKLMEQEKFTEAYAFFDESAQSKITTENLEAIWKNLHTNYGKVLSTDVIQSKAEGEFFAVSVDVKFEKETQGFLLVFNKSEKMVGLFPRQKSNQQSYLRPAYADTNAYKEKEIYIKTAGHSLVGVLTTPAKGTNFPIVVLLHGSGPSDMDETVGPNKPFKDLAAGLATKGIASIRYVKRTLAYAGEFTKIFTVKEEVTDDALAAIALARTIPGADKKKIYLFGHSMGGMLAPKLATLAPDLNGLIMAAAPARKLTDIIDDQNRYSASQVKDTTGAVKKQLEEALKETAKTRITKLGLVKPDSLLLGLPAAYWVDLNLYDQVGTAKKLVKQKMMIVQGGFDFQVSTQDYQIWNAALGKKKNVTLKLYPDLNHLLSPQKEKGNMVQYGIPVSVSEVLVNDIATWIKAK
- a CDS encoding sigma-70 family RNA polymerase sigma factor, whose product is MEPSIHTSGRAKTIRSWVLLYFDSLYSWAFYKTSNKESAEDLVQETFLVALKSFDQFEGKSTPKSWLFGILRHKITDYHRQKYKDPSIAILTTIENGSDALFDKLFNVHGEWNPGESPQPWQEETVHLLDDPDFNTTLQDCMKKLPLKWFSAVQLKFLEEKKPEQVCQELGVTPTNYWQIIHRAKLQLRKCLQINWFNG
- a CDS encoding helix-turn-helix transcriptional regulator; amino-acid sequence: MTKLGDYLAPRSVNKAEIARKTGLTRARMNELTLTETSKLRAEELYLIALAINVKPAEMLEEMYHGLTLIEGS